In Trifolium pratense cultivar HEN17-A07 linkage group LG7, ARS_RC_1.1, whole genome shotgun sequence, a genomic segment contains:
- the LOC123897395 gene encoding protein RCC2 homolog isoform X1 yields MSASEAEKKVEQENEVPKGGELLFCGATCWDIVGRRKGPAEGNLVSPSRLRPLVGIDIRYVASGCASCHCVALDVEGRCYTWGRNEKGQLGHGDTIQRDRPTVVSELSKYKIVQAGAGRSHTVVVTDDGNSLAFGWNKHGQLGSGSAKTEIEPSPVRCVVSEVKYATCGGDFTVWLSSVDGASIQTAGLPQYGQLGHGTDNEYNSKDSSVKLVYEAQPRPRAIASLAGETIVKVACGTNHTVAVDKNGFVYTWGYGGYGRLGHREQKDEFAPRRVDIFTNRNVLPPDAIISAGSMNSACTAAGGQLYMWGKIKNTGDDWMYPKPLMDLSGWNIRCMDSGGMHHFVGADSSCISWGHAQNGELGYGPTGQKSSAVPKKVDILEGMRVLSVACGLGHSMVVVDRANVADRLDQLDTHDGKAAGEAGNEPVNKTSVPKKAAPKKGAKKADSSKKRKKAKDSSDSEEDQEAEESDNSDDEVNGEADVKTSRGGKNSGRGRGRGRAPANKSSSKSSPVKPTGKRGRPRKS; encoded by the exons ATGTCTGCATCCGAAGCTGAGAAGAAGGTCGAGCAAGAAAACGAAGTTCCCAAAGGGGGTGAACTCTTGTTCTGTGGTGCCACGTGTTGGGATATCGTTGGTCGTCGCAAAGGTCCCGCCGAGGGTAACTTGGTCTCTCCTTCTCGCCTCCGTCCTCTCGTTGGCATTGATATTCGTTACGTTGCCTCTGGTTGCG CGTCTTGTCATTGCGTAGCATTGGACGTTGAAGGGCGTTGCTATACATGGGGACGTAATGAG AAAGGGCAACTGGGTCATGGAGATACCATTCAGCGTGATAGGCCGACTGTGGTGTCTGAACTATCAAA ATACAAAATTGTTCAAGCTGGAGCTGGGAGGAGCCATACGGTAGTTGTTACGGATGATGGAAATTCCCTAGCATTTGGATGGAACAAACATGGACAGCTAGGTTCCGGTTCTGCAAAAACTG AAATTGAACCATCTCCTGTTCGCTGTGTCGTATCTGAAGTTAAATATGCTACATGTGGTGGTGACTTTACTGTGTGGTTATCTTCAGTCGACGGAGCTTCTATACA GACTGCTGGTCTTCCACAGTATGGACAACTCGGGCATGGAACAGATAACGAG TATAATTCCAAAGACAGTTCTGTAAAATTAGTTTATGAAGCACAGCCACGTCCTCGAGCAATAGCTTCCCTTGCTGGCGAAACCATTGTCAAGGTGGCATGTGGAACAAATCACACAG TGGCGGTGGATAAGAATGGCTTTGTCTACAC GTGGGGTTATGGTGGTTATGGAAG GCTAGGACATAGGGAGCAGAAGGATGAATTTGCTCCTCGCCGTGTTGACATTTTTACGAATAGAAATGTTTTGCCTCCTGATGCAATTATCTCAGCTGGTTCTATGAATTCTGCATGTACTGCAG CTGGAGGGCAATTGTACATGTGGGGCAAAATAAAGAACACTGGTGATGACTGGATGTACCCTAAGCCTCTAATGGATTTAAG CGGTTGGAATATACGATGCATGGATTCAGGGGGTATGCACCATTTTGTTGGGGCTGATTCCTCATGCATAAGTTGGGGTCATGCTCAGAATGGAGAGCTGGGATACGGACCTACTGGACAGAA GTCTTCAGCTGTACCAAAAAAGGTGGATATACTTGAGGGTATGCGTGTATTGAG TGTTGCTTGTGGTTTGGGTCATTCCATGGTTGTCGTCGACAGAGCAAATGTTGCTGATAGACTCGACCAG CTTGATACACATGATGGCAAAGCTGCTGGTGAAG CAGGTAATGAGCCCGTGAACAAAACTTCAGTGCCTAAGAAGGCTGCTCCAAAAAAGGGTGCAAAGAAAGCTGACAGCtcaaagaagaggaaaaaagcAAAAGATTCATCTGACTCCGAAGAAGACCAAGAGGCTGAAGAAAGTGATAACAGTGATGATGAAGTTAACGGTGAGGCTGATGTTAAAACATCACGCGGTGGAAAAAATTCTGGCCGAGGGCGCGGTCGTGGTCGCGCTCCTGCAAATAAAAGCAGTTCTAAATCTTCTCCAGTGAAGCCAACCGGTAAGAGAGGAAGACCCAGAAAGTCATAA
- the LOC123897395 gene encoding protein RCC2 homolog isoform X2 → MSASEAEKKVEQENEVPKGGELLFCGATCWDIVGRRKGPAEGNLVSPSRLRPLVGIDIRYVASGCASCHCVALDVEGRCYTWGRNEKGQLGHGDTIQRDRPTVVSELSKYKIVQAGAGRSHTVVVTDDGNSLAFGWNKHGQLGSGSAKTEIEPSPVRCVVSEVKYATCGGDFTVWLSSVDGASIQTAGLPQYGQLGHGTDNEYNSKDSSVKLVYEAQPRPRAIASLAGETIVKVACGTNHTVAVDKNGFVYTWGYGGYGRLGHREQKDEFAPRRVDIFTNRNVLPPDAIISAGSMNSACTAAGGQLYMWGKIKNTGDDWMYPKPLMDLSGWNIRCMDSGGMHHFVGADSSCISWGHAQNGELGYGPTGQKSSAVPKKVDILEGMRVLSVACGLGHSMVVVDRANVADRLDQLDTHDGKAAGEGNEPVNKTSVPKKAAPKKGAKKADSSKKRKKAKDSSDSEEDQEAEESDNSDDEVNGEADVKTSRGGKNSGRGRGRGRAPANKSSSKSSPVKPTGKRGRPRKS, encoded by the exons ATGTCTGCATCCGAAGCTGAGAAGAAGGTCGAGCAAGAAAACGAAGTTCCCAAAGGGGGTGAACTCTTGTTCTGTGGTGCCACGTGTTGGGATATCGTTGGTCGTCGCAAAGGTCCCGCCGAGGGTAACTTGGTCTCTCCTTCTCGCCTCCGTCCTCTCGTTGGCATTGATATTCGTTACGTTGCCTCTGGTTGCG CGTCTTGTCATTGCGTAGCATTGGACGTTGAAGGGCGTTGCTATACATGGGGACGTAATGAG AAAGGGCAACTGGGTCATGGAGATACCATTCAGCGTGATAGGCCGACTGTGGTGTCTGAACTATCAAA ATACAAAATTGTTCAAGCTGGAGCTGGGAGGAGCCATACGGTAGTTGTTACGGATGATGGAAATTCCCTAGCATTTGGATGGAACAAACATGGACAGCTAGGTTCCGGTTCTGCAAAAACTG AAATTGAACCATCTCCTGTTCGCTGTGTCGTATCTGAAGTTAAATATGCTACATGTGGTGGTGACTTTACTGTGTGGTTATCTTCAGTCGACGGAGCTTCTATACA GACTGCTGGTCTTCCACAGTATGGACAACTCGGGCATGGAACAGATAACGAG TATAATTCCAAAGACAGTTCTGTAAAATTAGTTTATGAAGCACAGCCACGTCCTCGAGCAATAGCTTCCCTTGCTGGCGAAACCATTGTCAAGGTGGCATGTGGAACAAATCACACAG TGGCGGTGGATAAGAATGGCTTTGTCTACAC GTGGGGTTATGGTGGTTATGGAAG GCTAGGACATAGGGAGCAGAAGGATGAATTTGCTCCTCGCCGTGTTGACATTTTTACGAATAGAAATGTTTTGCCTCCTGATGCAATTATCTCAGCTGGTTCTATGAATTCTGCATGTACTGCAG CTGGAGGGCAATTGTACATGTGGGGCAAAATAAAGAACACTGGTGATGACTGGATGTACCCTAAGCCTCTAATGGATTTAAG CGGTTGGAATATACGATGCATGGATTCAGGGGGTATGCACCATTTTGTTGGGGCTGATTCCTCATGCATAAGTTGGGGTCATGCTCAGAATGGAGAGCTGGGATACGGACCTACTGGACAGAA GTCTTCAGCTGTACCAAAAAAGGTGGATATACTTGAGGGTATGCGTGTATTGAG TGTTGCTTGTGGTTTGGGTCATTCCATGGTTGTCGTCGACAGAGCAAATGTTGCTGATAGACTCGACCAG CTTGATACACATGATGGCAAAGCTGCTGGTGAAG GTAATGAGCCCGTGAACAAAACTTCAGTGCCTAAGAAGGCTGCTCCAAAAAAGGGTGCAAAGAAAGCTGACAGCtcaaagaagaggaaaaaagcAAAAGATTCATCTGACTCCGAAGAAGACCAAGAGGCTGAAGAAAGTGATAACAGTGATGATGAAGTTAACGGTGAGGCTGATGTTAAAACATCACGCGGTGGAAAAAATTCTGGCCGAGGGCGCGGTCGTGGTCGCGCTCCTGCAAATAAAAGCAGTTCTAAATCTTCTCCAGTGAAGCCAACCGGTAAGAGAGGAAGACCCAGAAAGTCATAA
- the LOC123897396 gene encoding probable methyltransferase At1g29790 — protein sequence MGSVSLKIGDGTARFRRSTLCSSAVNILMILSVITTNLFALYAFTSSPKNNQTEQLHQVHKNISLISEQVSLILREIDQSQKKLAQIEKQLLGYESFDLSRPNIAKELKLFLNPHKLPLGKDSKTGITEMVSSVGHLCEKSSDLLSQYMNYKVFGNCQDDWSFAQKLILKGCEPLPRRRCFAKTVSSKVNFLHPFPISLWKTVSNKTVNWSGFSCKSFECLNGKKLNRDCVHCFDLVNGYENQRFVKSKSKNDFLVDDVLALGNGGIRIGFDIGIGSGSFAAVMAEKNVTIVTSTLNIDAPFNEYIAARGLFPLFISLNHRFPFYDNVFDLVRASSTLDDDDDVGGGKQEKLEFLMFDIDRILRAGGLFWIDNLYCANEKKIALTRLIERFGYRKLKWVVGEKVDNGKYHVFLSAVLQKPVRV from the coding sequence ATGGGTTCTGTTTCTTTGAAAATTGGTGATGGAACAGCAAGATTCAGAAGATCAACATTGTGTTCTTCAGCAGTTAACATTCTCATGATCTTATCTGTTATCACTACCAATCTTTTTGCTCTTTATGCTTTCACTTCTTCCCCAAAAAACAACCAAACAGAACAACTTCACCAAGTCCACAAAAACATCTCTTTAATCTCAGAACAAGTTTCATTAATTCTCAGAGAAATTGATCAATCTCAAAAGAAACTAGCCCAGATAGAAAAACAGCTTCTTGGTTATGAAAGTTTTGATCTTTCAAGACCCAACATTGCAAAAGAGCTTAAACTTTTTCTTAACCCTCATAAACTCCCTTTAGGTAAAGATTCCAAAACTGGAATCACTGAAATGGTTTCATCTGTAGGTCATTTGTGTGAGAAATCTTCTGATTTGTTGTCTCAGTATATGAATTACAAAGTGTTTGGAAATTGTCAAGATGATTGGAGTTTTGCTCAGAAATTGATTTTGAAAGGGTGTGAGCCTTTACCTAGAAGAAGGTGTTTTGCTAAAACTGTTTCTTCTAAGGTAAATTTTCTTCATCCTTTTCCAATTTCACTTTGGAAAACTGTTAGTAACAAAACTGTTAATTGGAGTGGTTTTAGTTGTAAGAGTTTTGAGTGTTTAAATGGTAAGAAATTGAATAGAGATTGTGTTCATTGCTTTGATTTAGTTAATGGATATGAGAATCAAAGATTTGTTAAGTCTAAAAGTAAGAATGATTTtcttgttgatgatgttttggcattaggAAATGGTGGAATTAGAATAGGGTTTGATATTGGAATTGGTTCTGGATCTTTTGCTGCTGTAATGGCTGAAAAGAATGTTACAATTGTTACTAGTACTCTTAATATTGACGCTCCTTTCAATGAATATATAGCTGCAAGAGGACTCTTTCCTCTTTTCATAAGCTTGAATCATAGATTTCCTTTTTATGATAATGTGTTTGATTTGGTTCGTGCTTCAAGTActttggatgatgatgatgatgttggtgGGGGGAAACAAGAGAAGTTGGAGTTTTTGATGTTCGACATTGATCGAATTTTGCGGGCCGGTGGTTTGTTTTGGATTGATAACTTATATTGTGCTAATGAGAAGAAAATTGCATTGACTAGGTTGATTGAAAGGTTTGGATATAGAAAATTGAAATGGGTTGTGGGAGAGAAAGTTGATAATGGCAAGTATCATGTTTTCTTATCTGCTGTTCTTCAGAAGCCTGTTAGGGTTTAA